In Thermocrinis minervae, a single genomic region encodes these proteins:
- a CDS encoding secondary thiamine-phosphate synthase enzyme YjbQ, producing MHTVLRIRTNNRTSFVNITRQVREEVRKSGVKSGLCVVYVPHTTAAVFINEGADPDVIKDIAYALEKLIPWTDKNYAHAEGNSAAHIRSSIIGNSRIVPIEDGELLLGTWEAIFLVEFDGPRERKVYIKIIGD from the coding sequence ATGCACACTGTGTTAAGGATAAGGACCAACAACAGGACTAGCTTTGTCAACATAACTAGACAGGTAAGAGAGGAAGTAAGAAAGTCTGGAGTAAAGTCTGGCCTTTGTGTAGTGTACGTACCACATACTACAGCTGCTGTATTCATAAACGAAGGTGCAGACCCGGACGTGATAAAGGATATAGCCTATGCTTTGGAGAAGCTTATACCCTGGACAGATAAAAACTACGCGCACGCTGAAGGAAATTCCGCTGCTCACATAAGGAGTAGCATAATAGGAAACTCAAGGATAGTACCCATAGAAGATGGGGAACTACTCCTTGGAACCTGGGAAGCTATATTTTTGGTTGAGTTTGATGGTCCCAGAGAAAGAAAAGTGTACATAAAGATAATAGGAGATTAA
- the rseP gene encoding RIP metalloprotease RseP, whose amino-acid sequence MDYVIAFLILIGVLVIVHELGHFLFAKLFGVRVEIFSVGFGPSILNKQMGETQYRISLIPLGGYVKLYGEEDNTSDPRAFSSKSPIQKILIAFAGPLFNFLFAILVISLLWMYGMDVPSYELEKPIVGYVVENSLASRMGVKEGDLIVEVNSRPVKTWQDVRKVYMQALTDKEIELKVLRGSEVISLKGAKVGLNESLGVEPLIPPVVGHVLKGSPAYDAGIRPMDVVLEINDVPVRTWQDIVRTMSKVQDQVVNLKIKRGQEVYEKTVVAKKDPKTGRYILGIAPDIKTVKIRKGPIDALYTGVERTYELSVLTLKSIAGMITGKVPLRDSLGGPLTIAQLAGESIQQSYTAFLNMMVLISINLALINLLPLPVLDGGLILLFVLEGIRRRPMPERFKEIWYKIGIALVALLTLLALTNDLMRFLRH is encoded by the coding sequence ATGGATTATGTGATAGCTTTCTTGATCCTTATCGGTGTCCTTGTAATAGTTCACGAGCTCGGTCACTTTCTGTTCGCAAAGCTTTTTGGGGTAAGGGTAGAGATCTTTTCCGTTGGTTTTGGACCTTCCATCCTAAATAAGCAGATGGGAGAAACTCAGTACCGCATATCCCTTATCCCTTTAGGTGGGTATGTGAAACTATACGGTGAGGAGGATAACACTTCGGATCCTAGAGCGTTTTCTAGCAAATCTCCTATCCAGAAGATACTCATAGCTTTTGCAGGCCCTTTGTTCAATTTCCTGTTTGCTATCTTGGTGATATCCCTTCTCTGGATGTACGGTATGGATGTACCAAGTTATGAGCTTGAAAAACCCATAGTAGGCTACGTCGTAGAAAACTCCTTAGCAAGCAGGATGGGAGTGAAAGAAGGAGATCTCATAGTGGAGGTAAATTCAAGACCTGTGAAAACCTGGCAAGATGTAAGAAAAGTCTACATGCAGGCTCTCACAGATAAAGAAATAGAATTGAAGGTACTAAGGGGTTCTGAGGTTATCTCCCTAAAAGGGGCAAAAGTAGGCCTTAACGAAAGCTTGGGTGTGGAGCCCTTAATACCACCAGTTGTAGGTCATGTGCTAAAAGGTTCTCCTGCATACGATGCTGGCATAAGACCTATGGACGTTGTGTTGGAGATAAACGATGTGCCTGTGAGAACTTGGCAGGATATAGTCAGAACTATGTCCAAGGTTCAGGACCAGGTAGTAAACCTAAAGATTAAAAGAGGTCAAGAAGTCTACGAGAAGACTGTAGTAGCTAAGAAGGATCCAAAGACGGGAAGGTACATACTTGGCATAGCTCCTGATATAAAGACTGTTAAGATAAGGAAGGGTCCTATCGATGCTCTTTATACGGGTGTAGAAAGAACCTACGAGCTTTCCGTACTCACCCTAAAGTCCATAGCTGGCATGATAACCGGTAAAGTGCCACTTAGGGATTCTTTAGGTGGCCCACTAACTATAGCCCAACTAGCTGGCGAATCAATACAGCAAAGTTACACAGCCTTTTTGAACATGATGGTGTTAATCTCCATAAACCTGGCCCTCATAAACCTTTTACCCTTACCAGTCCTAGACGGTGGCCTTATCCTTCTGTTTGTCTTAGAAGGTATAAGAAGAAGACCCATGCCCGAAAGGTTTAAAGAAATCTGGTATAAGATAGGTATAGCGCTTGTAGCCTTACTT